The Salvia splendens isolate huo1 chromosome 21, SspV2, whole genome shotgun sequence genome includes a window with the following:
- the LOC121783397 gene encoding 8-hydroxyquercetin 8-O-methyltransferase-like, giving the protein MNLSNNCKTTIPKMVLPNTVVDSSTQELLEAQSHVWNLTFSFINSMCLKSALELGIPDAIHKHNKPITISELADALSIPKSKSHALFRLMRVLVHSKVFVKAEEDAYALTGTSRLLLEPLSFSPFALSMVDPIVVDPFHHVPDWFRDESSSVSPFVLKNGKTPWELAGEDEKWNRMFNDGMASDARLMGGVLVEKCKHVFQGLETVVDVAGGTGAVARAVSDAVPGLKCVVLDLPHVVAGLQDSENLRFVGGDMFHFIPPADAVILKWILHDWSDEDCIKILKNCKEAIISSKENGGKVIIVDMVVDLEKQEEKAIETQLYFDMLMMVGLAGKERTEKEWAKLFYDSGFQNYKITPILGLRSVIELFP; this is encoded by the exons ATGAATCTGTCTAACAATTGCAAAACTACAATCCCAAAAATGGTGTTGCCTAATACAGTAGTAGATTCCAGCACCCAAGAGCTGCTAGAAGCTCAATCTCATGTGTGGAATCTGACATTCAGCTTCATCAATTCAATGTGCCTAAAATCAGCTCTTGAATTAGGCATACCCGATGCCATCCACAAACACAACAAGCCCATCACAATCTCTGAATTAGCCGACGCCCTCTCCATCCCCAAATCCAAATCCCACGCCCTCTTCCGCCTCATGCGAGTCCTCGTCCATTCCAAGGTCTTCGTCAAGGCGGAAGAGGATGCGTACGCGCTCACAGGGACTTCTCGTCTCCTTCTCGAGCCCCTGAGCTTCTCCCCTTTCGCACTGTCCATGGTCGATCCGATCGTGGTGGATCCGTTCCACCACGTGCCGGATTGGTTCAGGGACGAGTCGTCGTCCGTGAGCCCGTTCGTCCTCAAGAACGGGAAAACTCCATGGGAGCTCGCGGGGGAGGACGAGAAGTGGAACCGTATGTTTAATGATGGGATGGCTAGTGATGCGAGGCTCATGGGAGGCGTACTGGTTGAGAAATGTAAGCATGTTTTCCAAGGTTTGGAGACGGTGGTGGACGTGGCGGGTGGAACCGGGGCGGTTGCAAGAGCGGTCTCGGACGCAGTCCCCGGGTTGAAGTGTGTGGTGCTTGACCTGCCGCATGTGGTTGCTGGGCTTCAAGACTCTGAGAATCTCAGATTTGTTGGTGGAGATATGTTTCACTTCATTCCGCCTGCTGATGCAGTTATACTCAAG TGGATACTTCACGATTGGAGTGACGAAGATTGTATTAAAATTCTGAAAAATTGCAAAGAAGCAATAATTTCAAGCAAagaaaatggtggaaaagtgaTTATTGTGGATATGGTTGTGGATTTAGAGAAACAAGAAGAAAAGGCCATTGAAACTCAACTATATTTTGATATGCTGATGATGGTGGGGCTTGCTGGAAAAGAGAGAACTGAGAAAGAGTGGGCTAAGCTCTTTTATGATTCTGGCTTTCAAAATTATAAGATCACTCCTATTTTAGGATTGAGGTCTGTCATTGAACTATTTCCCTAA